The Pyrus communis chromosome 2, drPyrComm1.1, whole genome shotgun sequence genome includes a window with the following:
- the LOC137723511 gene encoding photosystem II 10 kDa polypeptide, chloroplastic-like codes for MAASVMTSSVSLKPSPFTVDKPAVRGLPSLSRSSASFKVQASGGKKIRTATPYGINGGMDLRDGADASGRKGKGKGVYQFVDKYGANVDGYSPIYNKDDWSPSGDVYAGGVTGLAIWAVTLIGILAGGALLVYNTSALS; via the exons ATGGCAGCCTCAGTCATGACTTCTTCAGTGAGCCTAAAACCATCTCCTTTCACTGTTGACAAGCCAGCAGTGAGAGGCCTTCCCTCTCTTTCCAGGTCTTCTGCTTCATTCAAGGTGCAAGCAAGTGGCGGCAAGAAGATCAGGACTGCCACCCCCTATG GAATTAATGGCGGCATGGACTTGAGGGATGGTGCCGATGCCTCCGGGAGGAAGGGTAAG GGAAAGGGTGTCTACCAGTTTGTAGACAAGTACGGTGCTAATGTTGATGGATACAG CCCCATCTACAACAAAGATGACTGGTCTCCAAGTGGTGATGTCTATGCTGGGG GTGTTACTGGATTGGCCATCTGGGCAGTTACCCTAATTGGCATTCTTGCAGGGGGTGCTCTTCTTGTCTACaacacaagtgctttgtcatag
- the LOC137726313 gene encoding uncharacterized protein yields MLKAELMVEIQLPTAFQFVPESEATNGGKEGKRAEQTLSSSEAMNTTKVAVVGSGISGAVCASTLARNGVSVTLFESARGPGGRMSQRREVVEDEKELLFDHGAPFFNANKTEVLGLVHEWESKGLVACWKEKFGFFDRISNKFFDLEQEGLISKRYVGIPGMNSICRALSQEPGVESKFGASVGKLEWLEDENLWSLIGSDGQNLGQFKGVVATDKNLVSPRFTSVTGRQPPLDLNLIPELAVKLNDIPVHPCFALMIAFSEPVSSIPFKGFSIKGSEVLSWAHCDSSKPGRSASSERWVLHSTMEYAQSVIAQTGLQKLSNATLTKVAEELFQEFQSMGLNIPHPFFKKAHRWGSAFPAASVARDEKCLWDKNKRFAICGDFCVSPNVEGAIASGIAAASKLTEILSCL; encoded by the exons ATGCTGAAAGCTGAGTTAATGGTAGAGATCCAACTACCAACTGCCTTTCAGTTTGTGCCGGAAAGTGAAGCAACGAACGgtgggaaggaaggaaagagagcAGAGCAGACTTTGAGCAGCAGTGAAGCAATGAATACCACTAAAGTTGCGGTGGTGGGAAGTGGAA TTTCAGGAGCAGTGTGTGCATCAACTCTCGCCAGAAATGGAGTGTCTGTAACTTTGTTCGAGTCTGCCAGAGGCCCCGGCGGCCGCATGTCTCAAAGAAG AGAAGTTGTTGAAGATGAGAAGGAGCTATTGTTTGACCATGGTGCTCCATTTTTCAATGCCAACAAAACCGAGGTTCTCGGTCTTGTTCATGAATGGGAATCAAAGGGTCTTGTTGCTTGCTGGAAAGAGAAATTTGGCTTCTTTGATCGCATTTCCAACAAATTTTTTGACCTTGAACAG GAAGGATTAATAAGTAAGAGATATGTGGGTATCCCAGGCATGAATTCTATATGCAGAGCATTAAGCCAGGAGCCCG GAGTGGAAAGTAAGTTTGGGGCGAGTGTTGGGAAATTGGAGTGGCTAGAGGATGAAAATTTGTGGTCATTGATAGGTTCAGATGGGCAAAATCTTGGCCAGTTTAAGGGAGTGGTTGCAACAGACAAAAACCTAGTTTCGCCCAGGTTTACAAGTGTTACAGGAAGACAACCACCTCTTG atttaaatttaattccAGAGTTGGCGGTTAAGTTAAATGATATTCCTGTCCATCCATGCTTTGCTCTCATGATAGCATTTTCAGAGCCTGTGTCATCA ATACCCTTCAAAGGTTTCTCAATAAAAGGTTCTGAAGTCTTAAGCTGGGCTCATTGTGACAGCAGCAAGCCCGGCCGTTCTGCCTCTAG cGAGCGATGGGTTTTGCATTCAACAATGGAGTATGCTCAGAGTGTAATTGCTCAAACTGGACTTCAGAAACTTTCGAATGCAACATTGACAAAAGTGGCTGAAGAACTATTCCAAGAATTTCAAAGCATGGGACTTAATATTCCACACCCCTTTTTCAAGAAAGCTCATAGATG GGGAAGTGCTTTTCCAGCCGCAAGCGTAGCCAGAGACGAGAAATGCCTTTGGGATAAAAACAAGAGGTTTGCCATCTGTGGAGATTTCTGTGTTAGTCCGAATGTTGAAGGTGCTATAGCTAGCGGAATAGCTGCTGCTTCAAAACTCACAGAGATCCTCAGCTGCTTATGA